The Oncorhynchus mykiss isolate Arlee chromosome 20, USDA_OmykA_1.1, whole genome shotgun sequence genomic sequence CTTAAGTTTGGTACCACAGAcagagatctggagactgacacAGCTGCTGTAAATACAGAATTGTAGTCTTCTAATCACACCCACTCAGCGTGTATACACCGTGTTTGCGTCACAAAGTGAACCTTATCTAACTGTGCTCCATAGTCACTGCTGCCTTCAGATTTATTTAGCTAATTCTGTAACGTCACTTCTGATCTAATACAAAGGTGTTTTAAAGTGTTGTTGTAAAGTTGCTGTACGGTTGAGGGTGCTGTACCTGCGTTTCCAGTGACTGACACACCTCCACTCCAGCCAGATTACACTGACGACGCTGAAGATTCTCAATCATCACCTGGCCAAAACGATCCAGCATGTTcacctagaaagagagagaaataattagCAGAGACTCTCAGCAATATAGATGGAATCAGCAGAGGCATTCTATCTCGCCATAGTTCAGAGTCTGATCTTGTTCATCCTTTACCTGCTCATAGTTGACAAACATGGCTGTGTGGAAGGTGACTGAGGCCCAGTTCACCAGCTTGGATGACTGATCTGGAGTCATGTAGACCAGCACACACTCTGACAGGAACAACGTAGGCAACCTAGGAGAACAAAACATCCCCAAGTTAGAAAAAGCCAGAGGATTCCTAATCAGTTCTGAATCTGTGACATAAAACACCACATCCACAGAGCCTTTGGCACAAGTGGCAGACAAAACGTTTTCTAACGTCATTGAGGCTTGGCTGGTAGACCAGACCTCACAGGAAGAAGTTAATATATGCACTAAAACAATAAGCTCTCAGAAAAGCAGAACCCTTGGTTGACACTGGGCCAGTGGCTATGGCGGCTTTTCCAAGTCTCATAGGCTGAGATCAAAGGAGATGGGTCTCTTTGAAAGCGCAGGTGGGAAGGATGGAAAATCAAAGAGCACCCAAGTGTATGATCGTTGTCATCAGGAACTGACTGCCAAACACTCAGCCACGTCTGGCCAAGACCATAAATACGAGTTAGGTACAGGGAAAGAACACTGTCAGCCCAAGACATCAATAGACTGCCAAACATCCTACTGCAGCGCTACAGCAAAACTGGTGATCCACTGATACGGTTGGATACTGCTACCTCAAAAATGTCTAGACTCTTGCAAAGCTGTCCaacaaaattaaataaaaatagtgcAACAGTGAATTCTAGGCCAAACATATTCAATATAATGTTATTTTCACTGACTCTGGGTTGAGGTGGAACTTCTTCAGTTTGTCATCTAGGCCTGGGATGTCCCTGAGGTCAGCACCGATGATGCAGTACCTGTCTGAGTCTAGGCTGTGGCCATctgaaacagacacagacaatacAAATGACTAGGTGAAATGTTACCATAAGAGACAACTACATACAAGTATTATGTTGATTTGTATCAGCCAATGTCTTTTACTTCATTACCTAGTAATAGTGAGTCTGTGGAGTGGGTCTCAATGAGAGGTTTTGACAGTGGTGGTTTTGTCCTGAAGAGAAGGTTCACAACATTATAACTACACACTAAATTGTGTTTATTTTTAACAGATTAGCACAATACAAGTGTAGCTGGACAGACTATTTCCAAAAGTGTTTATAGACAGGCTCTGCTTCCCTCTACAGGTCAATTTCTGACATTACTGAGACCATCAAAACAAATTAAACCCAAAACTGATTTATATGAATTATTCTAAAGAGAAAAAGTAGAACGTCTTACTTTATGTTGTGTATTTTCCTGGCAGCAATCATTGGAAAGTCAACTTCAAAGTATTTTCTAGGCATGAGGTTTTCATCCTAAAAACATACAAATGACAAATGAAAGACAATGCAAGTAAAAACCAAGACCAAGCATGAATTGTACTCTAAGATGAATGCATTTCTTTAATGGGATTATTAGACTGTACCTTTAGCCTCCAGAAAGTGGTGTCCAGCCCTGCCCCCAGGTTCACTATCTGACAGTCACACTTTGTTTTCCTGAGGAAGGCATCCAGGAGGTGGTTCATTCCCTGCACGCGGGCATAGTAACCTAACAGAGGACAACAAAGATTTAGTAATACAGTATTAAGCAAGCCTTCTTCACGCCAAATTTTTTTATGAATGTGTTTTTGTCTCTGGCCAACATTCACTTGCCTCGGTTAATTTCTGGAGCTTTTCGTTCCCCTACCGACCTCACAAAATACTGGACATAGGGGTCCGTCCAGTAGCCTTTACTGGTTGCATATCTGAAAATCAAACAAATGGTAAGTATTGCATGTTCAAACGCAGTATAAAAAAATACTACACTCCCATTTATGAAATAAGTCTTATTGAATATGGTTGTGTCATTTACTGGGTAAAATCTGAATAAATACTAATGGCAAGCTGATTATTTATGCCACCACTATGTGGTTCAATAGATACACTTTTCATGTTGCTGGTAAGCAGGTGGCTACAACTGGGGGAGGCAATTGACGTGTTGCAAACGCACAGCAACCATGTTGCAATTCTGATCACCTAGCTAAGCAGCAGCTTGTACATGTTatgaatctagctagctagctaccttttgCATGTCGTTGCATCGTCACAAGTCGACCTCACTGCTTCGTCGGCAGTGTCTAAATCTGTGAAGGGTTGTCGGGCAGCCATCTAACAGTTTCACACCTCATACAAAAGTCCCTGTTGTTGATATTTAAAAAGAAAACGGTATTCTCTGCAACACCAAATGCATCAGCTGTTCCaatgtggctaacgttagctagttgctAACACTGTATAACTTTGACCGTAGCTTTGAAGCCAGGCAAAACAACTTGACCAGCCGGTTGGTGAAACTCTATAGTAGATGGACGAATTGATATAAGAAGCAGTTAAATAATTTAACTACCGTCACATAACATATGCAAGAAATTCTGTTAAATTGGCATTATTTAGATACCACTGCTCAGCTGAAGGAGCTTGCCAGGCTTCAACATCCGGTACCTACAATGTATGTGTTcttcttcgatgaggtttaaGAGCGGTTGGCATCctataaatgttgcattaccgccacctactagactggagtacaactcccttaTACCTTgcttgaaaataaataaataaacaaataccctaccatctaacactacacacacacaaataataaaaaataacacCACCCTAATCcactatttaaatatatttagtccTACTTCAGGCCAACAACCTGAAATGAGACACCACCACTTAACACCCCCCAAAGCtttcccttgccctccatttggagGGCCCtccaaatctgaccataatactATAGTCCTGATTCCTGATTCAAGctaaaaatgaaagcaggaagcacaagTGACTTGGTCtacaaaaaaagtggtcagatgaagcagatgctaagctacaggaatgTTTGGCTAGCACAGACATGAATAGGTTCCTGGACTTCTCCGATGGCACTGAGGACTACACCACATCAGtaactggcttcatcaataagtgcatcgatgacgtcgtccccacaatgactgtacgtacataccctaaccagaagccatggattacattaAGCactcgcactgagctaaagggtagagctgccgctttcaaggagcgggactcttacccggaagtttataagaaatcccgctatgccctccgacgaactatcaaacaggcaaagcgtcaatacaggactaagatcgaattgtactacaccggctcctattagactacaaagagaagcacagccaagagctgcccagtgacacgagcctaccagatgagccaAATAACTTTATGCTcacttgtgcccaagaacactaaggtaacctgcctaaacgactacaacccatagcactcacgtctgcagccatgaaatgttttgaaaggctggtcatgactcacaccaactccattatcccagaaaccctacacCCACGCCAAaattgcataccaccccaacagatgatgcaatttctattgcactccacactgccctttcacaccaagataaaaggaacacccatgttagaatgctattcattgactacagctcagagttcaacaccaatCTCAgcgctaagctaaggaccctgggactaaacaccttcctctgcaactggatcctggacttcctaacgggccgcccccaggtggtaagggcaggtagcaacacatccgccacgctgatcctcaacacaggatcctgatcctcaggggtgcgtgctcagtcccctcctgtactccctgttcactcatgactgcacggccaggcataaactccaacaccatcactaagtttgccgatgacacaacagtgctaGGCCTggtcaccgacaacaatgagacagcctatagggaggttgtcagagacctgactgtgtggtgcaaggacaacaacctctccctcaacgtgatcaagacagaggagatgattgtggactacaggaaaaggaggaccgagcacacccccattctcatcgacggggctgtagtggagcaggttgagagcttcaagttccttcgacaacaaactaacatggtccaagcacaccaagacagtggtgaag encodes the following:
- the lcmt1 gene encoding leucine carboxyl methyltransferase 1 isoform X4, yielding MASLQKAKTRCIYATSKGYWTDPYVQYFVRSVGERKAPEINRGYYARVQGMNHLLDAFLRKTKCDCQIVNLGAGLDTTFWRLKDENLMPRKYFEVDFPMIAARKIHNIKTKPPLSKPLIETHSTDSLLLDGHSLDSDRYCIIGADLRDIPGLDDKLKKFHLNPELPTLFLSECVLVYMTPDQSSKLVNWASVTFHTAMFVNYEQVNMLDRFGQVMIENLQRRQCNLAGVEVCQSLETQKERFLKTGWENADALDMMTVYSVIPQDDVARIERLEFLDEKELLQQLLQHYSICWATKDKLKLGLSQVAF
- the lcmt1 gene encoding leucine carboxyl methyltransferase 1 isoform X1, yielding MFTWNTEKEWREKERQRRSEREGGRGYATSKGYWTDPYVQYFVRSVGERKAPEINRGYYARVQGMNHLLDAFLRKTKCDCQIVNLGAGLDTTFWRLKDENLMPRKYFEVDFPMIAARKIHNIKTKPPLSKPLIETHSTDSLLLDGHSLDSDRYCIIGADLRDIPGLDDKLKKFHLNPELPTLFLSECVLVYMTPDQSSKLVNWASVTFHTAMFVNYEQVNMLDRFGQVMIENLQRRQCNLAGVEVCQSLETQKERFLKTGWENADALDMMTVYSVIPQDDVARIERLEFLDEKELLQQLLQHYSICWATKDKLKLGLSQVAF
- the lcmt1 gene encoding leucine carboxyl methyltransferase 1 isoform X3 → MPTALKPHRRRTHTLYATSKGYWTDPYVQYFVRSVGERKAPEINRGYYARVQGMNHLLDAFLRKTKCDCQIVNLGAGLDTTFWRLKDENLMPRKYFEVDFPMIAARKIHNIKTKPPLSKPLIETHSTDSLLLDGHSLDSDRYCIIGADLRDIPGLDDKLKKFHLNPELPTLFLSECVLVYMTPDQSSKLVNWASVTFHTAMFVNYEQVNMLDRFGQVMIENLQRRQCNLAGVEVCQSLETQKERFLKTGWENADALDMMTVYSVIPQDDVARIERLEFLDEKELLQQLLQHYSICWATKDKLKLGLSQVAF
- the lcmt1 gene encoding leucine carboxyl methyltransferase 1 isoform X2, with translation MAARQPFTDLDTADEAVRSTCDDATTCKRYATSKGYWTDPYVQYFVRSVGERKAPEINRGYYARVQGMNHLLDAFLRKTKCDCQIVNLGAGLDTTFWRLKDENLMPRKYFEVDFPMIAARKIHNIKTKPPLSKPLIETHSTDSLLLDGHSLDSDRYCIIGADLRDIPGLDDKLKKFHLNPELPTLFLSECVLVYMTPDQSSKLVNWASVTFHTAMFVNYEQVNMLDRFGQVMIENLQRRQCNLAGVEVCQSLETQKERFLKTGWENADALDMMTVYSVIPQDDVARIERLEFLDEKELLQQLLQHYSICWATKDKLKLGLSQVAF